The Euphorbia lathyris chromosome 8, ddEupLath1.1, whole genome shotgun sequence genome has a window encoding:
- the LOC136203926 gene encoding protein MAINTENANCE OF MERISTEMS-like yields MADARRAHAAQAERAEGRDEAAGIDMDGDASMHRPSADTIPIDRGVVTRGRDGRFSSTAASFSGSSKRSRSVEDDWVVKDPVPGGPFDGAVIPSFLGHIACAIWAGQDMGVLRCHTRSGYCTKLRLWYSGSSRTIQSRIESSGLFHLPGIMHSHIDAALITAFVERWQPDTSSFHMPFDGAMVTADATVDELKECVMDLFGATRVELDSRHYASGGIRAASIMERCGGDRIPETQAIAWTWLMLGSTLFVDKSGDRIRPSCLLEVQDSAAGAVGLSWGSAALAYLYRHLGIATRGDCGQMTGCMTLLQSWIYEYFPCFRPHREAVTVDPDLPRASLWPSISMEKSDERLRAFRARLDVLTADEVMWMPYGPDAITETPRTLYSGWIRYRDVIEPYMPGRCLRQLGHVQTIPRPILQPSKAVRPWTSLKYRVEVPAVMVQGIWDSFPQSSVLILSVFTPAHTPSDCEDQYMHWYTRHSHPRLLPEIVAPGPAVYTRSNSEIWVSRLSGWGETVLDHMSHLDEDAAIVYRQSLEEIMDAWHLAK; encoded by the exons ATGGCGGACGCCCGGAGGGCACATGCTGCACAGGCGGAGCGTGCTGAGGGACGGGATGAGGCGGCTGGTATAGACATGGACGGGGATGCTTCTATGCATCGTCCTAGTGCTGATACTATCCCCATAGATCGTGGCGTTgtgacgaggggtcgagacggACGATTTTCTTCTACCGCAGCATCTTTTTCTG gtagcagcaagcgatcgaggagtgtagaggatgactggGTTGTGAAGGACCCCGTCCCCGGGGGTCCATTTGATGGTGCTGTGATCCCGAGCTTTTTGGGACATATTGCATGTGCTATATGGGCCGGTCAGGACATGGGCGTccttaggtgtcataccagatcagGGTATTGCACGAAGCTGAGATTATGGTACAGTGGTTCTTCCCGGACGATTCAGTCGCGTATCGAGTCATCTGGCTTGTTCCATTTACCTGGTATTATGCACAGTCACATAGATGCTGCACTGATCACAGCATTTGttgagcggtggcagccagacacgtcatcatttcacatgccatttg atggtgccatggtgactgctgatgcgactgttgatgagcttaaggagtgcgtgatggatttgtttggggCGACTCGGGTTGAGTTAGATTCCCGTCATTATGCTTCTGGTGGTATACGAGCCGCTTCCATCATGGAGCGCTGTGGAGGTGATCGGATTCCTGAGACCCAGGCTATAGCTTGGACGTGGCTGATgctcggttccaccttgttcgtagacaagagtggtgaccgcatccgaccttcttgtctgttagaggtgcaggactcggcggctggagccgttggactttcttggggatcagctgcactagcatatctataccgtcatcttggtattgctaccagaggagattgcgggcagatgacgggttgtatgacattgctccagtcctggatttacgagtattttccttgcttcaggccacatcgagaggcagttacagttgacccggatcttcctagggcttcgttgtggccatctatatcgatggagaagagcgatgagcggttgagagcatttcgtgcccggcttgatgtgttgacagcagatgag gtcatgtggatgccgtatggcCCTGATGCCATTACTGAGACCCCGAGGACTCTATATTCTGGATGGATACGGTATcgggatgtgatcgagccgtacatGCCGGGGCGATGCCTTCGACAGCTTGGACATGTGCAGACCATTCCTAGACCGATATTGCAGCCTTCTAAGGCTGTTCGCCCGTGGACCAGTTTGAAGTATCGTGTAGAGGTGCCAGCTGTGATGGTGCAGGGTATTTGGGACTCTTTTCCCCAGTCGTCCGTCCTTATACTGTCTGTATTCACTCCAGCACATACTCCATCAGATTGTGAGGATCAGTACATGCATTGGTACACCCGTCACTCACACCCTCGTCTACTTCCGGAGATTGTTGCACCCGGACCGGCTGTTTATACTCGCTCGAACAGTGagatt TGGGTTAGTCGATTATCTGGCTGGGGTGAAACTGTGCTGGATCACATGAGTCATCTGGACGAGGATGCTGCGATTGTATATAGGCAGTCGTTAGAGGAGATTATGGAtgcttggcatttggccaagtga
- the LOC136202064 gene encoding 2-alkenal reductase (NADP(+)-dependent)-like, translated as MFKTLSEAMEVSNRYIVSKRHIDGPPKETDFELKSEVISLSLEPGSNSVIVKNLYVSIDPYQLNRLKSQSSSQAFSILAAPINPGEGIDAYGIGKVMVSGNPEFEKDDVVIGLICWGEYSVIKPGGMLRKLDPMGFPLSNHVGVLGFSGLTAYGGFFELCKPKKGEKVFVSAASGSVGSLVGQFAKLFGCYVVGSAGTQQKVSMLKEKLGFDDAFNYKEESDLKATLKRYFPDGIDIYFDNVGAEMQEAAISNMKVFGRIAVCGVISEYTDQGRKAAPDMIDVIYRRLKIQGFLAADFMDLYPDFISTTTQYLRSGKMHSLEDISTGVQTIPSSLVALFRGQNIGKKIVQLAQQ; from the exons ATGTTTAAGACTCTCTCTGAAGCAATGGAAGTGAGCAACAGGTATATCGTATCGAAAAGGCATATAGATGGTCCACCAAAAGAGACCGATTTTGAACTGAAATCTGAAGTGATTTCCCTCTCTCTTGAACCTGGTTCCAATTCAGTTATAGTGAAAAATCTCTATGTTTCAATAGATCCTTACCAGTTAAACAGGTTGAAGAGCCAAAGTTCTTCACAGGCATTCTCAATATTAGCAGCTCCAATTAATCCTGGAGAG GGTATTGATGCATATGGAATAGGGAAAGTAATGGTTTCTGGGAATCCAGAATTTGAGAAAGATGATGTGGTGATAGGGCTGATCTGTTGGGGAGAATACAGTGTTATAAAACCTGGTGGCATGCTAAGGAAATTGGATCCCATGGGATTTCCATTGTCAAACCATGTGGGAGTTCTTGGCTTTAGTGGACTGACAGCGTATGGAGGGTTTTTTGAGTTGTGTAAGCCCAAGAAAGGGGAAAAAGTATTTGTATCTGCTGCTTCTGGATCAGTCGGCAGTTTAGTCGGCCAGTTTGCCAAATTGTTTGGCTGCTATGTCGTTGGCTCTGCCGGAACCCAACAAAAG GTGAGTATGCTAAAAGAGAAGCTTGGTTTTGATGATGCATTCAACTACAAGGAAGAAAGTGATTTGAAAGCAACTCTGAAAAG GTATTTTCCAGATGGGATAGACATATACTTTGACAATGTTGGGGCAGAAATGCAAGAAGCAGCAATTTCAAACATGAAGGTGTTTGGAAGAATAGCCGTGTGTGGAGTCATTTCAGAGTATACAGATCAAGGAAGAAAAGCTGCACCTGATATGATAGATGTTATTTACAGGAGATTAAAAATTCAGGGATTTTTAGCAGCAGATTTCATGGACCTATATCCAGATTTCATTTCAACTACAACTCAATATCTTCGGTCTGGAAAGATGCATAGCCTTGAAGACATCTCAACTGGTGTACAAACCATTCCTTCTTCACTCGTTGCACTTTTTAGAGGTCAAAACATTGGCAAGAAGATTGTTCAATTGGCACAACAGTAG
- the LOC136203280 gene encoding beta-glucuronosyltransferase GlcAT14A-like: METNSSLNKLQKKHKWFLLLMSSLMFSTLLLFISVTSTSTSTHLLNRRLRRNKKHFSLEVPLFVESKLPKPVFSVRTIPRLAYLISGSVGDGVSIRRTLKALYHPRNQYALHLDLEASAQERMELFRWVREENLFNQVGNVRVIVRSNLVTYPGPTMVSNTLHAAAVLLRQGGEWDWFINLSASDYPLLTQDDLLHTLSTIPRDLNFIEHTSELGWKVYGRAKPIIIDPGLYSLQKSNVFWLSERRKLPATFKLFTGSAWMMLSRPFVEYCIWGWDNLPRIVLMYYTNILSSPEGYFHTVICNAKEFKNTTVNHDLHFIAWDNPPTQHPHFLTVEDYELMIESNAPFARKFGRNDAVLDKIDSEILGRSPDGFVPGGWFSKEDTNKTIPEFLKTNNTDLKPGPGARRLKRLITSRLSAEDFHSTHCI; the protein is encoded by the exons ATGGAAACCAACAGCTCTCTCAATAAGTTGCAGAAAAAGCATAAATGGTTCCTTCTCTTGATGTCTTCGCTCATGTTCTCTACTCTTTTGCTTTTTATTAGCGTAACTTCAACTTCTACATCTACCCACTTGCTAAATCGCCGGCTACGGAGAAATAAGAAGCATTTCAGCCTTGAAGTTCCTCTTTTTGTGGAATCCAAGTTGCCTAAACCTGTTTTTTCAGTTCGTACAATACCTCGTCTTGCTTATTTGATATCTGGGTCAGTTGGGGATGGAGTTAGTATTAGGAGAACATTGAAAGCTTTGTACCATCCCAGGAATCAGTATGCCTTGCATTTGGACTTGGAGGCTTCGGCACAGGAAAGGATGGAGCTTTTCAGGTGGGTAAGAGAGGAGAACCTTTTTAATCAAGTCGGAAATGTTAGGGTTATTGTCAGGTCTAATTTGGTTACTTATCCGGGTCCTACTATGGTTAGTAATACCCTTCATGCTGCTGCTGTTTTATTGAGACAAGGTGGAGAATGGGATTGGTTTATCAATTTGAGTGCTTCTGACTATCCTCTGCTAACTCAAGATG ATCTGCTACATACCTTGTCCACCATTCCAAGAGACCTTAATTTTATTGAGCACACTAGTGAACTGGGGTGGAAAGT GTATGGAAGAGCCAAGCCTATCATCATTGATCCAGGGCTGTATAGCCTTCAAAAGTCAAATGTATTTTGGCTATCAGAGAGAAGGAAATTGCCTGCAACATTTAAATTGTTTACAG GTTCTGCTTGGATGATGCTGTCTCGTCCTTTCGTGGAATACTGCATATGGGGTTGGGACAACCTTCCAAGGATAGTCCTCATGTATTACACAAACATCCTGTCTTCACCTGAGGGATATTTCCATACTGTAATCTGCAATGCCAAAGAGTTCAAGAACACCACAGTTAACCATGACCTTCACTTCATAGCTTGGGACAACCCTCCAACACAACACCCCCATTTTCTCACCGTTGAGGACTATGAATTGATGATTGAAAGCAATGCCCCATTTGCCAGAAAGTTCGGCAGGAATGATGCAGTTCTTGACAAGATCGATTCTGAAATTTTGGGGCGGAGTCCTGATGGGTTTGTCCCAGGTGGTTGGTTCAGCAAAGAGGACACAAATAAGACTATCCCAGAGTTTTTGAAAACAAACAATACCGATCTTAAGCCTGGTCCTGGGGCCCGAAGGCTTAAACGTTTGATCACCAGTCGTTTGTCAGCAGAAGATTTTCACTCAACACACTGCATTTAA